ATAAGGAAGTCAAATGGTAAAAATTGCTGCGCTGTTTATTTGATTTGGTTCTCATGACTAGTTCCTTAACTGTGTTGTTTGTAGAAAATCCACACACCTTCAACACTATATAAGTTTTTTCGCTGTTCAACCTTTTATGGTTGCTTACTTGGTTACTTTTCTGTGACCGAACATCTCAGGGGATGTTGGCAATGTGTACTTTGGGCCAAATCATCCGATGAAACCGCATCGCCTTTGCATGACACATCATCTCGTGTTATCatatgatcttcacaagaaaatggagatatatGTCGGTATTGAATTATGTTCATCCCCTTTCTTTGTACTTATGAATTGTTTAAATGTGTCTTTTACCTTATTTTGCTCCCATTGGATTTTGCAGAGACCCCACAAAGCATATCCAACAGAGCTTGCGCAGTTCCATTCTGCTGATTATGTGGAATTCTTGCACCGAATAACTCCTGATACCCAGCACTTGTATGCAAGTGAATTAACTAGATGTATGATTATGACATCTTTTTCTTTTACAAAGTACTCTCACAGGCTTTGCTATTTTCACAATAAAATACATGCCGCATGTATTACTTTCTTATATTTAGCTgtaaaaatcatgtcaaaacttgGTTAGAACATGTGTATGACGAGTGGACCATGTGCCTAAGAATTTGTGGCTCGCCACAGTTGTTTATATGAACCAAACGCCAGCAGCATTTGTTCAAACTTGCGTAACTTCAGAGTGACACCGAACCAAAAACTCCGAAAATGATTTACCTGAATCTTAGGTAGTGCTATATTATCTTAGGTCTTCGGATGTATATACTTAAAATAGAAGCGGAACACATTAAGATGGTCTGATCTCTCAACAAATTGTTGTATGCAAATGGAAGCTTAGCTGTTTGTACTTAAATAAAGAACTGTCTGCTATACTTTCCACAATATGCCTGTCGCACTAAATGGAATTGCTATAAATCATGTCTCCATGTATTTTGGGTTTTCTTATATTtaacttatctgacttcttcattGTATTCATTGTCCCAGACAACCTTGGAGAGGACTGCCCAGTCTTTGATGATTTGTTTGAGTTCTGCCAAATCTATGCTGGAGGAACTCTAGGTAATAGGAAAATTGCCAATGCTTCTTTCTGTTTTGTGATCTCTCTAAGCTTTTTTTTTTATTGTTCAGATGCGGCTCGAAGACTAAATCATAAAACATGTGATATTGCTATTAATTGGGCTGGTGGGCTGCATCATGCAAAGAAGTGTGAGGCGTCAGGCTTCTGCTACATTAATGACCTAGTTTTGGGAATTCTCGAGCTTCTCAAGTATCATGCTAGGGTTCTCTATATTGACATTGATGTCCATCATGGAGATGGAGTTGAAGAAGCCTTCTATTTCACTGACAGGTTCATGCTTTTGTGGATAATAAAATACATGACTGTAATTGTCGATAGGATGTGTCTCACTGATCTTCAGAGCCTCCATAGACGCCTATTCTTTTGTTGTCACCATATATTCAGTTTAGTTGCTATCTCAGGCTTCCGTCTTCTAAGATGGGTAGTGTGAGGTTGATGTATAGTAATGTCGCTGTCTCTTCGAGAGCCTTTAGATTTCCATCTGATTTTGTCTATACATATTTGTAGGGTAATGACTGTAAGTTTCCACAAGTATGGTGACATGTTCTTTCCTGGCACAGGTGATATTAAGGTAATGTCCACTGACAAGCTTTATGAATATACATTTTATGTAGTTCCTTTACTTAATTTTCGCAGTAGTTCATCGCTATTATTTTCAGTTGTATCTTAGTTTGTGCTCAATATTGGGCATGAGTTGTATGATGTTTGTTGTCTCCTATTTGCTTATGTCAATTAAAGTTGGAATGTGAACTCTCAATTATATGAAACAGAAGAGACATTTACAAAACTGAGTTACAATGGGTTTTGGCATTACATTACTCAAAGTTGATGGTACTGGAGTTAATCAATAGTTCTAGGAACCATTGCGACATCCTTCAGTTTCTTCTNNNNNNNNNNNNNNNNNNNNNNNNNNNNNNNNNNNNNNNNNNNNNNNNNNNNNNNNNNNNNNNNNNNNNNNNNNNNNNNNNNNNNNNNNNNNNNNNNNNNNNNNNNNNNNNNNNNNNNNNNNNNNNNNNNNNNNNNNNNNNNNNNNNNNNNNNNNNNNNNNNNNNNNNNNNNNNNNNNNNNNNNNNNNNNNNNNNNNNNNNNNNNNNNNNNNNNNNNNNNNNNNNNNNNNNNNNNNNNNNNNNNNNNNNNNNNNNNNNNNNNNNNNNNNNNNNNNNNNNNNNNNNNNNNNNNNCATGTAAATATGCAACTTTTATCATTGAACTCTTGTCTCCATTACTGGCCCGGTATTCTATCCAAATAGCCAGCATCATATTTGGGAATAGTGGAGGTTTATGATCTATATTTGATAAAGGGTGGTGCTAAAAGTGATGTTCTTCATTCTGATGCATGTATTATCATCTGAGCTGACAAGAATAGAAGCTGTCAACTGACCAACACAACTCTTGCGGTCATGCTTGAATCATCACTTGAAGATTCACTTCATCGTTTTTGTAATGGGTTTACTTTTGCCGATAATGCTATTTTGGCACGTGTTTTATGCATGTGTCTGCATGAGTGGAAGTTTTTTTTTTATGCAATTGTCTTTGATTGAGCTGCGAGTTCTCCAATCAAAACCATCCCGTCAACTAGATTTTGTAACTCACATACTAGAGGAAAGGCAAGGTTCGATATGAGCAGAAATGTGTGCCTTTCTGTTTATTAACATGTTGAAAAAAATTGGCACTTACAGAGCTTGCATTGTGCTTTGCTTTTAAATAGTTGAATGTCACGTGCTGTTAAGTAATGATGATGAGGGCTTTTAAAAATTTAGCTTCATTTAAGACGGATGTGCTCTTCATATTGGTTTACCTGGCTGTCATTTTGAAGGATATAGGAGACAGGGAAGGAAAATATTATGCCATCAACATCCCACTTAAAGATGGCATAGACGACACCAGCTTTACTCGGCTTTTTAAAACGGTAAAAGTCAATGTGCATTACTTTATGTTTATTCATGTTCTTGTTCTCTAGTCTTATTGAGGTATGTAATGCTGCTTATCATGTAGATTATTGCCAAAGTTGTTGAGACATATCTGCCAGGTGCTATTGTTCTTCAATGTGGGGCTGATTCATTGGCGCGAGACCGCCTAGGGTGTTTCAATCTTTCAATTGAAGGTGCTGTCTAAAACTTGATATTAAGTGCCACTATAGATTTGGCCAAACATCCAGATGTGTAAACTAACCGTGTTTAACCTTGTCTCCACTGTTGAAATTGTGTATTCTTGGAATTTTCTTGCGTTGATGGTATTTGGGGTCCTTTGGACTTTAAGTTTCATTGAGCTAAACTCACTTGAGTAATCTATTATTATACTTACTTGATCTGTTTCCATAAACAGGCCATGCTGAATGTGTAAAGTTTGTTAAGAAATTTAAAATTCCTCTGCTGGTAAGGGAGAAAACTGTCATCGTATGATAAATTTTGCTCGTTCTAGGATATTCACGTATTTTCAAACATGCAGGTGACAGGAGGTGGTGGGTACACCAAAGAGAATGTAGCACGCTGCTGGGCTGTTGAAACTGGGGTTCTTCTAGACACAGAGCTCCCAAATGGTATCTCATTTGTTTGTTCTGCTCCCCTCAACCTTCTTGGTTTGAGTGAcagtaactactccctccgtcccaaaatataagaatgtttttgacactatgatagtataaaaaacgttcttatattttgggacagagggagtagtaatctTTCAATATAGCAACGTTTTTCTTGTATTATTTCTTCTTGTTTTCTTGATCTTTTAAGGTGAAAAGTGAAAATAAATCCAACTATGTCCTAATACTCTTCCTTTATAGTACTACCTTTTGTAAGCAATTCTTTCTTAGTGGTTATCCATCGGCGGGAGTTTTACATGGCATTTTCTTTGCAGAGATCCCTGACAATGAATACATTGAGTACTTCGGTCCAGATTATACATTGAAAGTACCGAATCTGAACATGGTATGAACCTTTTCTGATTGAACTATCTAATTCTATGCCTGCCTGGTGTTATGGAAACATTTAACTGCTGTTTGGTGCATCATGCTTTTTATATATTGGCTACCACCTAGAACATCCTTTTGTTTCTTTAGAGATGTGTAGATGTGCTAATGATATTTGTCTTCCTATTGATGAATGGACCAGGACAACTTGAATAGTAAGACGTATCTCAGTTCAATCAAAGTGCAAGTAATGGAGAGTTTGCGGGCCATACAACATGCACCTGGCGTTCAGATGCAAGAGGTTAGTTTGTattccattcgcatgttgattgttGAAACATCCCAATTGAAACCGGGGATGGATACCATGTGAAGACTGGAATATGCCTTTACATCTTTTGTGTCTTTATTTTTCTTGCTTCCGCCAGGATAGTGTAGTTTGTTGTTTCTGAGCAGAGATCGGATACACAATGAGTTTATTTTGCAGGTTCCACCCGATTTCTATGTCCCGGATTTTGATGAAGACGAGCTGGATCCTGATGAACGTGTTGATCGTAAGTGAAATAAATACCTCTGGCATGTCTTACAGTGCTCGTATGGACGAGTAAAAACTTGATGATTTCTCCGTGCAAACTCGCCATTGTCCTC
This region of Triticum aestivum cultivar Chinese Spring chromosome 2D, IWGSC CS RefSeq v2.1, whole genome shotgun sequence genomic DNA includes:
- the LOC123053230 gene encoding histone deacetylase 9 isoform X2 — its product is MIFTRKWRYMSRPHKAYPTELAQFHSADYVEFLHRITPDTQHLYASELTRYNLGEDCPVFDDLFEFCQIYAGGTLDAARRLNHKTCDIAINWAGGLHHAKKCEASGFCYINDLVLGILELLKYHARVLYIDIDVHHGDGVEEAFYFTDRVMTVSFHKYGDMFFPGTGDIKDIGDREGKYYAINIPLKDGIDDTSFTRLFKTIIAKVVETYLPGAIVLQCGADSLARDRLGCFNLSIEGHAECVKFVKKFKIPLLVTGGGGYTKENVARCWAVETGVLLDTELPNEIPDNEYIEYFGPDYTLKVPNLNMDNLNSKTYLSSIKVQVMESLRAIQHAPGVQMQEVPPDFYVPDFDEDELDPDERVDQHTQDKQVHRDDEYYEGDNDNDHDDGGH
- the LOC123053230 gene encoding histone deacetylase 9 isoform X1, with the translated sequence MLEKDRISYFYDGDVGNVYFGPNHPMKPHRLCMTHHLVLSYDLHKKMEIYRPHKAYPTELAQFHSADYVEFLHRITPDTQHLYASELTRYNLGEDCPVFDDLFEFCQIYAGGTLDAARRLNHKTCDIAINWAGGLHHAKKCEASGFCYINDLVLGILELLKYHARVLYIDIDVHHGDGVEEAFYFTDRVMTVSFHKYGDMFFPGTGDIKDIGDREGKYYAINIPLKDGIDDTSFTRLFKTIIAKVVETYLPGAIVLQCGADSLARDRLGCFNLSIEGHAECVKFVKKFKIPLLVTGGGGYTKENVARCWAVETGVLLDTELPNEIPDNEYIEYFGPDYTLKVPNLNMDNLNSKTYLSSIKVQVMESLRAIQHAPGVQMQEVPPDFYVPDFDEDELDPDERVDQHTQDKQVHRDDEYYEGDNDNDHDDGGH